A window from Bacteroidota bacterium encodes these proteins:
- a CDS encoding DUF4440 domain-containing protein, translated as MKLTKQLEAEIRKIYEAFWESYINGDLETYASLLDADFKFIGSTEAEPLLNKKDSIKFLEATSEQLRGKAEFRNRNIKIETADDLILITELCDGYILIGSEWNFYSRFRLSSLLKKKKEDWKFIHQHVSMPDSKAKEGESYGLEQIRTENIQLRDAVKRRTVELENKNHELEIETALERVRAVAMSMHKPEDLAGVGETIFTELKSLGFTELRNTEIIIISDEKETLTSYYYSDYGVTGVVEVDYKSDPKVQSWVDQLKKANDAFAEVVINEKEIKAWRKYREEVGHVPDPKLNKAKEVYYYSYSIGMGGLSISTFKPASNEQIKILERFRNVFNLSYQRYIDIANAEAQAREAQIELGLERVRAKTMAMQKPSEFVDIINVIGEQFIHLGFDIDWVNFGANGFAISEGIDIWNFAVIPGASPIAARVFIPYFDHPVFTTSAASINEFTNGGKDFTVVTLDKQTKDTWLDHLFTKTIFKDVPEEYRVIQYAKAGYTTSNISLKDTWLSIGKFDIKNFTDEQHAILRRFANAFGQAYTRFLDLQKAEVQAREVQIELALERVRARTMAMQRSDELSETAAVLFQEFKKLGEEDLLQITFGIYNEAAGLMEFHVTSWAGGGEQVNRPFNLSIEEPTLLKPVFTAWKQQKKSIVVDLTGKKLEGWIKYRNANTGVTVRSADTHGRRVITAAFFSKGQVSISSPEPKSPEIVQLLERFAGVFDLTYTRFLDLKNAEAQAREAQIELGLERVRARAMAMQNSDELKELIGTVFTELTKLDLVLTRCVIMIYDGQESNSRWWMANSEDPNNPAGFFIKRHEHPPMVAYFKAWHERKLKYSYALQGKIKQEWDEFLFSETELKNLPDFVIDGMKAPDLVYLNASFNNFGNLTLASLEPLSDEHFDILLRFAKVFDLTYTRFNDLQKAEAQAREAQIELGLERVRARAMAMQKSDELSELVDTVFKELTKLDFALTWCIINIIDESSMSNTVWAANPDINKPPESYHMLFEDYPFHHEMMKGWKERNTKSVYTLEGDEKRIYDDYLFSETEFKRTPEAAQAASRAMEKYVVSFSFSNFGGLQTVGDIPLSDANLDILSRFGKVFDLTYTRFNDLKQAEAQAREARIETALEKIRSRSLAMHKSDELNNVVSLAFEKLRELNVKMDSACILTFKEGSNDYTAWAANPDLFTATSAFIPYFEHPIVRAIHEARNRSGGFIDETWSFEDKNSHWEHLFAYSDWKYMPDELKNAIREFEGWGFTGPVSKNSATFLVSYSEKKYTEQEKEIIKRLGKVFDQAYIRFLDLQKAEAQARESQIQLALERVRARTMAMQHSDELKEAAALLFQQVKSLGAPAYSCGYNIWEENEKEFTSWMSTQDGSIINGVPNIPLTEDANFIRYVRSKQNGEQFFVLELRDERMQEHYEYLKTIPAFKAFFEYALSVGFDMPETQIHHVANFSQGNLLFITLEPCPEFHDVFKRFAAVFEQTYTRFLDLQKAEAQTRESQIELALERVRARTMAMQRSDELREAVLVIYEQLQQLSFDSKACNIIIIDKESDTARYWVSGFSQEIFPESYTVPYLDHPYQDMLLKPWKQGDKYVVYEYTGKMKQSFDELFFTQTEFRNVPEDAKNVMIGLASVTLSTAFISYGALQAIGPEPLSEEKANILKRFAKVFEQTYTRFLDLQKSEAQARESQIQLALERVRARTMAMQRSDELPETSFLLFQQVKELGETTVQNSIGIVNEEAGFVELSTTVQGHHLPHTLNVPIDDPYVMAKAVAAWKANRKSLKLEFAGQELKEYNEHRNSFFETKVNFPEDLWIVNIIFFSKGWLSFSSDKDISDETFDLLKRFAAVFEQTYTRFNDLKQAEAQARESQIEAALEKVRSRSMGMQKSEELKEVIQVVYDQFVHLNIHVEHTGFVMDYKTRDDYYIWIADHHGAPSRVIIPYFDSLYYNRFNEAKEKGENFFATNLSFEEKNRFYQKLFEYVPGLPEQAKEFYFSCAGLAASTVLLENVGLYIENFSGIPFSDEENKTLMRFGKVFQQTYTRFLDLQRAEAQAREGKIEAALERVRSRSLAMHSSGELGEVVTVVLNNLLELGYIIDQGAAAHLAIFSEGTKDFFQWSADPALPHPVRSFIPYTDLPILTEFWDARQKGHDFFAKVYSFDEKNTWFNYAFEHSDLKHIPGELKKLLLESETYAHSVAIEKNSAIIINSITGNQLSENQIDILRRFSKVFEQAYTRFLDLQKVEAQAREAQIEAGLERVRYSAMAMQSSEDVGSATAVVFNEISLLGVETLRCGITIIHPDMTADVWAATATSEGKEMKGMGSINFTDHPLWVGLFDAWKNKEESFTYALKGDDLKSYYKVLTNSPNYNSSYIQNQEFPDHVFYASFFEQGAVFTFSLLPHNDEKRKVLKRFTAVFSLTFRRYLDLQKAEANAREAQIEAGLERVRARTMAMHSSDDVSVATATMFTELEKLGIENFRGGITIIKTNRTQEVWSVNNLTEARLPDGHGKTVKAVGTFNIEDHPFWQLMYKEWEDKKEFLYYFLNGKDKENYVKILSRTQNYLPHNLPQFPDVHFQVYFFGEGAVWTNSLQPHSEEAQQVMKKFTSVFSLTFRRYQDLKKAEAQAREATIEASLERVRAKAMSMHNSQDLSETVNVFFKELKTLSITPLRCGVGVVDETERTSALSATTASKQGDSYEIIGKLNLSGHPVLDTIFEHWKLQQEYYPVLKGAEIKPYYEAMNPQVRIPDHPDHEAQYGSYFYFKEGLVFAWTEKGLTEEEIKIFRRFTSVISLTYRRYMELQKSETNAREAVKQASLDRIRADIASMRTVNDLQRITPLIWDELTIVGVPFIRCGVFIMDEEQKLIHTFLSTPDGKAIGAFHLPYDTPGNIRLVLKNWQDKKNYTDHWDESEFHQFAEILAQQGALESAENYLKTIPHGGFYLHFLPFLQGMLYVGNTSQLSNEEIKLIQAVADAFSTAYARYEDFNKLEAAKEQIENTLTNLKQTQAQLVQSEKMASLGELTAGIAHEIQNPLNFVNNFSDVSTELVDEMNEEIAKGNLEDAKQIAEDLKQNLEKINHHGKRAGDIVKGMLQHSRSGSGQKEMTDINALADEYLRLAYHGLRAKDKSFNAKFETSFDLSIEKVNVMPQDIGRVVLNLINNAFYAVSEKKKQNTNGFEPTVSVSTKKENGKIEVSVKDNGNGIPQKVLDKIFQPFFTTKPTGQGTGLGLSLSYDIVKAHGGELKVETKEGDGSEFILQIPAN; from the coding sequence ATGAAACTGACGAAACAATTGGAAGCAGAAATAAGGAAGATATATGAAGCTTTCTGGGAAAGTTATATCAATGGCGACCTGGAAACGTATGCTTCTTTGCTTGATGCAGATTTCAAATTTATCGGATCTACTGAAGCCGAGCCGTTGTTAAATAAAAAAGATTCAATAAAATTCTTAGAAGCAACATCAGAGCAATTGAGAGGAAAAGCTGAATTCAGGAACAGGAACATAAAAATTGAAACAGCCGACGATCTAATTCTTATCACCGAATTATGCGATGGGTATATTCTTATTGGATCAGAATGGAATTTCTATTCCAGGTTCAGGTTATCATCATTGCTTAAAAAGAAGAAAGAGGATTGGAAGTTTATTCATCAGCATGTTTCGATGCCGGATTCAAAAGCAAAGGAAGGTGAATCTTATGGTCTGGAACAAATAAGAACTGAAAATATCCAACTCCGTGACGCAGTAAAACGACGTACAGTAGAATTAGAAAATAAAAACCATGAACTGGAAATTGAAACGGCACTCGAAAGAGTAAGAGCTGTTGCAATGTCAATGCACAAACCGGAAGACTTAGCCGGGGTCGGTGAAACAATATTTACAGAATTGAAATCACTTGGATTTACCGAGCTGCGCAATACAGAGATCATTATCATTAGTGATGAAAAAGAAACGCTGACGAGCTATTATTATTCTGATTATGGTGTTACCGGTGTTGTAGAAGTAGATTATAAAAGTGATCCAAAAGTACAGAGCTGGGTAGATCAATTAAAAAAAGCCAATGATGCTTTTGCTGAAGTTGTCATTAATGAAAAAGAGATAAAAGCATGGAGAAAATATAGGGAAGAAGTTGGTCATGTACCTGATCCGAAACTGAATAAAGCTAAAGAGGTTTACTATTATTCTTATTCGATCGGAATGGGCGGGCTAAGTATTTCAACTTTTAAACCTGCATCCAATGAACAAATCAAAATCCTCGAAAGGTTCAGAAATGTTTTCAATCTCTCCTATCAACGATACATTGATATTGCAAATGCCGAAGCACAGGCAAGAGAAGCTCAAATAGAATTAGGATTGGAAAGAGTTCGTGCAAAAACGATGGCGATGCAAAAACCATCGGAGTTTGTCGATATAATTAATGTAATAGGTGAGCAATTCATTCATCTTGGTTTTGATATTGACTGGGTCAATTTCGGCGCCAATGGATTTGCTATTTCTGAAGGAATCGATATTTGGAATTTTGCGGTGATACCGGGGGCTTCACCAATTGCTGCAAGGGTGTTTATCCCGTATTTTGATCATCCTGTATTTACTACTTCGGCTGCAAGCATTAATGAATTTACAAATGGCGGGAAAGATTTTACTGTAGTGACCCTGGATAAACAAACCAAGGACACCTGGCTGGATCATCTTTTTACCAAAACGATTTTTAAGGATGTACCGGAGGAATATAGAGTTATTCAATATGCAAAAGCCGGTTATACCACTTCTAATATATCATTAAAAGATACCTGGCTTTCTATTGGCAAGTTTGATATAAAAAATTTCACTGATGAACAGCATGCGATCTTAAGAAGGTTTGCAAATGCTTTTGGCCAGGCATACACCCGTTTCCTTGATCTGCAAAAAGCAGAAGTACAGGCAAGGGAAGTACAGATAGAATTAGCATTGGAAAGAGTTCGTGCAAGAACAATGGCTATGCAACGAAGTGATGAATTATCTGAAACTGCTGCTGTTCTTTTCCAGGAATTTAAAAAACTGGGTGAGGAAGATCTTCTTCAAATTACGTTTGGTATTTATAATGAAGCAGCCGGGCTGATGGAATTTCATGTTACAAGCTGGGCAGGCGGTGGTGAACAGGTAAACCGTCCTTTTAATTTAAGTATTGAAGAACCTACTTTACTGAAACCTGTATTTACAGCATGGAAGCAACAAAAAAAATCAATTGTAGTTGATCTTACAGGTAAAAAACTCGAAGGTTGGATAAAATACCGGAATGCTAATACTGGTGTTACTGTTCGCAGTGCGGATACACATGGCCGTCGTGTTATAACTGCTGCTTTTTTTTCCAAAGGACAGGTTTCTATTTCTTCACCTGAACCTAAGTCGCCGGAAATAGTTCAGTTGCTAGAAAGATTTGCAGGTGTATTTGATCTTACCTATACCCGTTTCTTAGATTTAAAAAATGCAGAAGCACAGGCAAGAGAAGCACAAATAGAATTAGGATTGGAAAGAGTTCGTGCAAGAGCAATGGCGATGCAAAACTCCGATGAATTAAAAGAATTGATTGGAACAGTATTTACTGAGTTAACAAAACTGGATTTGGTCCTCACCCGTTGCGTCATCATGATTTATGATGGCCAGGAAAGTAATTCCCGCTGGTGGATGGCCAACTCAGAAGATCCTAATAACCCGGCAGGCTTTTTTATTAAGCGACATGAACATCCGCCAATGGTTGCTTATTTCAAAGCCTGGCATGAAAGAAAACTAAAATACTCTTATGCCCTGCAAGGGAAAATAAAACAAGAGTGGGATGAGTTTTTGTTTAGTGAAACAGAGCTAAAAAACTTACCGGACTTTGTTATAGATGGGATGAAGGCGCCGGATCTTGTTTATTTAAATGCATCCTTTAACAACTTTGGTAACCTGACTCTCGCATCACTTGAACCATTGAGTGATGAGCATTTCGATATCCTGCTTCGCTTTGCGAAAGTTTTTGATCTCACTTATACCCGTTTTAATGATCTGCAAAAAGCAGAAGCGCAGGCAAGAGAAGCACAGATAGAATTAGGATTGGAAAGAGTAAGAGCAAGAGCAATGGCGATGCAAAAATCTGATGAGCTATCTGAATTAGTTGATACTGTTTTTAAAGAATTAACCAAACTTGATTTTGCACTAACATGGTGTATCATTAATATCATTGATGAGAGTTCAATGTCCAATACCGTTTGGGCCGCAAACCCGGATATAAATAAGCCGCCGGAATCTTATCACATGTTGTTTGAAGATTATCCTTTTCACCATGAGATGATGAAAGGTTGGAAAGAAAGGAATACAAAGTCAGTGTATACACTTGAAGGGGATGAAAAACGGATCTATGATGATTATTTATTCAGTGAAACAGAATTTAAGAGAACTCCTGAAGCAGCGCAGGCGGCATCAAGGGCTATGGAAAAATATGTTGTTTCTTTTTCATTCAGCAATTTCGGTGGATTACAAACTGTTGGAGATATTCCATTATCAGATGCAAATCTTGATATACTTAGCCGCTTTGGAAAAGTTTTTGATCTTACCTACACACGTTTCAATGATTTGAAACAGGCAGAAGCACAGGCAAGAGAAGCAAGGATTGAAACTGCTTTGGAAAAAATCAGGAGCAGGTCTTTAGCCATGCATAAAAGTGATGAGCTTAATAATGTAGTCAGTCTTGCGTTTGAGAAATTAAGGGAACTAAATGTAAAGATGGATTCAGCTTGCATCCTGACTTTTAAAGAAGGTTCCAACGATTATACTGCATGGGCTGCCAATCCAGATTTGTTTACTGCTACCTCCGCATTTATTCCATACTTCGAACATCCTATAGTAAGAGCAATACATGAAGCCAGGAATAGATCAGGAGGTTTTATTGATGAAACATGGTCCTTTGAAGATAAAAACTCTCATTGGGAACATCTATTTGCATATTCTGATTGGAAATATATGCCAGATGAACTTAAAAACGCAATTCGTGAATTTGAAGGATGGGGATTTACAGGACCGGTATCAAAAAACTCGGCAACTTTTTTAGTTAGCTATTCAGAAAAAAAATATACTGAACAGGAAAAAGAAATCATAAAACGTTTAGGAAAAGTATTTGATCAGGCCTATATCCGTTTTCTCGATCTTCAAAAAGCAGAAGCACAGGCAAGAGAATCACAGATCCAATTGGCGCTGGAAAGGGTTCGTGCAAGAACAATGGCTATGCAGCATAGTGATGAACTGAAAGAAGCAGCTGCATTATTATTTCAACAAGTAAAATCATTAGGGGCACCTGCTTATAGCTGTGGCTATAATATCTGGGAAGAAAATGAAAAAGAATTTACTTCCTGGATGAGTACTCAGGACGGTAGTATTATTAACGGGGTTCCAAATATCCCGCTGACTGAAGATGCTAATTTCATTCGTTATGTTAGGTCAAAACAAAATGGCGAACAGTTTTTTGTTTTAGAACTGCGTGACGAAAGAATGCAGGAGCATTATGAATATCTTAAAACTATTCCAGCGTTTAAAGCTTTTTTCGAATATGCACTAAGTGTGGGTTTTGATATGCCCGAAACACAAATACATCATGTGGCTAATTTTTCACAAGGCAATTTGCTGTTTATTACATTGGAGCCATGTCCTGAATTTCATGATGTATTCAAACGGTTTGCAGCTGTATTTGAACAGACCTATACAAGATTTCTTGATCTTCAGAAAGCTGAAGCACAAACAAGAGAATCACAAATAGAATTGGCTCTTGAGAGAGTTCGTGCCAGAACAATGGCTATGCAAAGAAGTGATGAACTTCGTGAAGCTGTTCTTGTGATTTATGAACAACTGCAACAGTTGAGTTTTGATTCGAAAGCCTGCAACATTATAATTATTGATAAAGAATCCGACACTGCCCGGTATTGGGTGTCAGGTTTTTCGCAGGAAATATTCCCGGAAAGTTATACGGTGCCATATCTTGATCATCCTTACCAGGATATGCTGTTGAAACCCTGGAAACAAGGTGACAAATATGTGGTATATGAATATACCGGCAAGATGAAACAAAGTTTTGATGAACTCTTTTTTACCCAGACTGAATTCAGAAACGTACCGGAAGATGCAAAAAATGTAATGATTGGATTAGCTTCAGTTACGTTGTCAACAGCATTCATCAGTTATGGTGCATTACAGGCTATAGGACCTGAACCTCTTTCAGAAGAAAAAGCAAATATTCTTAAACGCTTTGCAAAAGTTTTTGAACAGACCTATACAAGATTTCTTGATCTGCAAAAATCAGAAGCACAGGCAAGAGAATCACAAATTCAACTTGCATTAGAAAGAGTTCGTGCCAGAACGATGGCCATGCAAAGAAGTGATGAACTTCCGGAAACATCTTTTTTACTTTTTCAGCAAGTGAAAGAATTGGGTGAGACCACTGTACAAAATTCTATCGGAATCGTTAATGAGGAGGCCGGATTTGTTGAATTATCTACAACAGTTCAGGGTCACCATTTGCCACATACACTAAATGTTCCGATCGATGATCCATATGTGATGGCTAAAGCAGTTGCTGCATGGAAAGCAAACCGTAAATCGCTGAAATTGGAGTTTGCAGGACAGGAATTGAAAGAGTATAATGAACACCGTAATAGTTTTTTTGAAACAAAAGTAAATTTTCCTGAAGACCTGTGGATCGTCAATATCATTTTCTTTTCAAAAGGATGGCTGTCCTTTTCTTCCGATAAAGACATATCCGATGAAACGTTTGACTTGCTAAAAAGATTTGCCGCTGTTTTTGAGCAAACCTATACTCGCTTTAATGATTTAAAACAGGCAGAAGCACAGGCAAGAGAATCACAAATAGAAGCCGCATTGGAAAAAGTAAGAAGCCGCTCCATGGGTATGCAAAAAAGTGAAGAGCTAAAAGAAGTGATCCAGGTTGTATATGATCAGTTCGTTCACTTAAATATCCATGTTGAACATACAGGGTTTGTTATGGATTATAAGACAAGGGATGATTATTATATTTGGATAGCTGACCATCATGGTGCTCCCTCCCGGGTAATCATTCCTTATTTTGATTCTCTGTATTACAATCGTTTTAATGAAGCAAAAGAAAAAGGAGAGAATTTCTTTGCCACCAACCTGAGTTTTGAAGAAAAAAACAGGTTTTATCAAAAGCTTTTTGAGTATGTCCCCGGTTTGCCTGAGCAAGCAAAGGAATTTTATTTTAGTTGTGCTGGGCTTGCAGCTTCGACTGTATTGTTAGAAAATGTTGGCCTGTACATTGAAAATTTTTCGGGTATTCCTTTTTCGGATGAAGAGAATAAAACGCTTATGCGTTTTGGAAAAGTATTCCAACAAACCTATACCCGTTTCCTCGATCTGCAAAGAGCAGAAGCCCAGGCAAGGGAAGGAAAGATAGAAGCGGCATTAGAAAGAGTTCGTTCACGATCTTTAGCTATGCATTCCAGTGGGGAGCTGGGAGAAGTTGTTACCGTTGTATTGAATAATTTGCTGGAGCTAGGTTATATCATTGACCAGGGTGCAGCAGCCCACTTAGCAATATTTTCCGAGGGCACAAAAGATTTTTTTCAATGGTCAGCAGACCCGGCCCTTCCACATCCTGTCAGATCCTTCATTCCTTATACGGATCTACCTATACTAACTGAATTCTGGGATGCCAGGCAAAAAGGGCATGACTTTTTTGCCAAGGTTTATTCTTTTGATGAAAAGAATACCTGGTTCAACTACGCCTTTGAGCATTCAGATCTTAAACATATTCCAGGGGAATTAAAAAAACTCCTCCTGGAAAGTGAAACCTATGCACATTCAGTTGCGATAGAGAAGAACTCCGCAATTATCATAAACAGTATTACAGGCAATCAACTTTCGGAAAATCAAATTGATATTCTAAGACGATTTTCCAAAGTTTTTGAACAAGCCTATACCCGTTTTCTTGATCTTCAAAAAGTAGAAGCACAGGCAAGAGAGGCGCAGATAGAAGCAGGACTGGAAAGGGTTCGTTACAGTGCAATGGCTATGCAGTCAAGTGAAGATGTTGGTTCAGCTACTGCAGTTGTATTTAATGAAATTTCTTTACTGGGTGTTGAAACCCTGCGATGCGGTATTACTATTATTCACCCGGATATGACTGCAGATGTATGGGCAGCTACTGCTACCAGCGAAGGAAAAGAGATGAAAGGAATGGGCAGCATTAATTTTACTGATCATCCATTGTGGGTTGGTTTGTTTGATGCATGGAAGAATAAAGAAGAGAGTTTCACTTATGCATTGAAAGGTGATGATTTAAAATCTTATTATAAAGTATTAACCAACTCGCCTAATTATAATTCATCGTATATACAGAACCAGGAATTTCCTGATCATGTTTTCTATGCATCTTTTTTTGAACAGGGTGCTGTATTTACTTTTTCACTGTTACCCCATAATGATGAAAAACGTAAAGTGCTGAAAAGATTCACGGCGGTATTCTCATTAACCTTCCGCCGCTATCTTGATCTTCAAAAAGCTGAAGCCAATGCAAGAGAAGCACAAATAGAAGCCGGCTTGGAAAGAGTTCGTGCAAGAACAATGGCCATGCATAGTAGTGATGATGTAAGCGTAGCTACTGCAACAATGTTTACCGAACTAGAAAAATTAGGTATTGAAAATTTTCGTGGTGGTATTACAATTATCAAAACAAATCGGACCCAGGAAGTTTGGTCAGTAAATAATTTGACCGAAGCCCGCTTGCCAGACGGGCATGGAAAAACAGTAAAGGCTGTGGGCACATTCAATATTGAAGACCACCCCTTTTGGCAACTTATGTATAAAGAGTGGGAGGATAAAAAAGAATTTTTGTATTATTTTCTTAATGGTAAAGACAAAGAGAACTATGTCAAAATTTTGAGTAGAACACAAAATTATTTGCCACATAATCTTCCGCAATTTCCTGATGTTCATTTCCAGGTATATTTCTTTGGTGAGGGGGCCGTATGGACCAATTCTTTACAACCTCATTCGGAAGAAGCTCAACAGGTAATGAAAAAGTTTACTTCTGTTTTCTCACTTACATTTCGCAGGTACCAGGATCTGAAAAAAGCTGAAGCACAGGCAAGGGAAGCAACCATCGAAGCTTCACTGGAAAGAGTAAGGGCCAAGGCCATGTCTATGCACAATTCGCAGGATCTTTCTGAAACTGTAAATGTATTTTTTAAAGAACTGAAAACACTTAGCATCACCCCACTTCGCTGTGGTGTGGGTGTAGTGGATGAAACAGAACGAACCTCTGCCCTGTCTGCCACTACTGCATCAAAGCAGGGAGACTCCTATGAAATAATAGGAAAACTAAACCTTTCAGGGCATCCTGTACTGGATACTATTTTTGAGCACTGGAAACTGCAGCAGGAATATTATCCTGTATTGAAAGGAGCTGAGATCAAACCTTACTATGAAGCTATGAACCCGCAAGTGCGGATCCCGGATCATCCGGATCATGAAGCGCAGTATGGCAGTTATTTTTATTTTAAAGAAGGATTAGTATTTGCGTGGACCGAAAAAGGCTTGACCGAAGAAGAAATAAAAATATTCCGGAGGTTTACTTCCGTTATATCGCTTACTTACCGCCGCTATATGGAATTGCAAAAATCTGAAACGAATGCAAGAGAAGCGGTCAAACAGGCATCGCTTGACCGTATCCGTGCAGACATTGCATCTATGCGTACAGTTAATGACCTGCAACGGATCACCCCTTTAATATGGGATGAATTGACAATAGTTGGTGTTCCATTTATCCGATGCGGCGTTTTTATCATGGATGAAGAACAAAAGCTAATTCATACTTTTCTTTCAACGCCGGATGGAAAAGCGATCGGTGCATTTCATTTACCATATGATACGCCAGGAAATATCAGGCTTGTATTAAAGAACTGGCAGGATAAAAAAAATTATACCGATCATTGGGATGAAAGCGAGTTTCACCAGTTTGCTGAAATACTTGCACAACAAGGTGCACTTGAATCAGCAGAGAACTATCTCAAAACAATACCACATGGCGGATTCTACCTGCATTTCCTTCCTTTCTTACAAGGAATGTTATATGTAGGTAACACGTCTCAATTAAGTAATGAGGAAATAAAATTAATTCAAGCAGTAGCCGATGCATTTTCTACTGCTTATGCCCGCTATGAAGATTTCAACAAATTAGAAGCGGCAAAAGAACAAATAGAAAATACGCTGACCAATTTGAAACAGACACAGGCACAACTGGTGCAATCAGAAAAAATGGCATCGTTGGGTGAATTGACTGCGGGTATTGCACATGAAATACAGAACCCGTTGAACTTCGTCAATAATTTTTCTGATGTAAGTACTGAACTGGTGGATGAAATGAATGAAGAAATCGCTAAAGGGAATTTGGAAGATGCAAAACAAATAGCAGAAGATCTAAAGCAAAACCTGGAAAAAATAAATCATCATGGTAAACGGGCCGGTGATATTGTAAAAGGAATGCTGCAGCACAGCCGCAGTGGCAGCGGACAAAAAGAAATGACCGATATAAATGCGTTAGCGGATGAATACCTGAGATTAGCTTATCATGGTCTGCGGGCAAAGGATAAAAGCTTCAATGCAAAATTTGAAACAAGTTTTGATCTATCCATTGAAAAGGTAAACGTGATGCCGCAGGATATTGGCCGGGTAGTTTTGAATTTGATCAACAATGCATTTTATGCAGTAAGTGAAAAGAAAAAACAAAATACAAATGGGTTTGAGCCAACTGTTTCAGTAAGCACTAAAAAAGAAAATGGAAAAATTGAAGTGAGTGTAAAAGATAACGGCAACGGCATCCCTCAAAAAGTATTAGATAAAATATTTCAACCCTTCTTTACCACCAAACCAACCGGGCAGGGAACGGGGTTAGGTTTATCATTAAGTTACGATATTGTAAAAGCACATGGTGGTGAATTGAAAGTAGAAACGAAAGAAGGAGATGGAAGTGAATTTATTTTACAGATACCAGCTAATTAA